The proteins below are encoded in one region of Lactuca sativa cultivar Salinas chromosome 3, Lsat_Salinas_v11, whole genome shotgun sequence:
- the LOC111877849 gene encoding putative B3 domain-containing protein Os03g0621600 has translation MNFSNGDKASFFKILLNDSVDYLTLPTAFAKKFLENSNNKKQTLVLKPKSAVKWIVKYSKNEDKHYFKDGWLKFVNDNLLQVGDFLVFWLLSASPNSSFQVFFYEPNGCLKHPVSSSGSFRSILPTADRRLLLVDKVTAEVMRGGAGDGMIRCVKEETSNNHDEGDDDDDDSLQKVHKSIRKVLRKSYLHQLPMTMTFWKASRLNRYDSVRLRTNEGKIWKVGVSKYGKINFPNLTSGWYDFWKSNDIKKSNTLQFTHVKGNLLHVHVIKRHKGRTINKKTS, from the exons ATGAATTTTAGCAATGGCGATAAAGCTTCCTTCTTCAAGATATTACTAAATGACTCGGTAGACTACCTT ACATTGCCGACTGCTTTTGCGAAAAAGTTTTTGGAAAACAGCAACAACAAGAAACAAACACTTGTTCTCAAACCCAAATCAGCTGTCAAATGGATTGTGAAATACTCAAAGAACGAAGACAAACACTACTTTAAGGATGGATGGCTCAAATTCGTTAATGACAATCTTCTTCAAGTGGGAGACTTTCTTGTCTTCTGGCTTCTCTCTGCTTCTCCAAACTCGAGCTTTCAGGTCTTCTTCTATGAACCCAATGGTTGTCTCAAACACCCAGTTAGTTCTTCAGGGAGTTTCCGTTCGATACTGCCGACTGCCGATCGCCGCCTATTGTTGGTGGACAAAGTGACAGCTGAGGTGATGCGCGGAGGTGCAGGTGATGGGATGATACGCTGCGTGAAAGAAGAAACCAGTAATAATCATGACGagggcgatgatgatgatgatgattcccTGCAAAAGGTCCACAAATCGATAAGGAAGGTTCTCCGGAAATCCTACCTTCATCAAttg CCGATGACAATGACTTTTTGGAAAGCCAGCAGACTGAATAGGTACGACAGTGTGCGCCTGAGGACAAACGAAGGGAAGATCTGGAAAGTGGGGGTAAGTAAGTACGGAAAGATTAACTTCCCAAACCTGACAAGTGGATGGTACGATTTCTGGAAGAGTAATGACATAAAGAAGAGTAATACACTTCAGTTTACTCATGTGAAAGGCAACCTTCTTCATGTGCATGTGATCAAGAGGCACAAAGGAAGAACCATCAACAAGAAAACATCGTAG